The DNA sequence TGATATCGACATGTGACACAATGATAATTTGacatgtaaataatttttttaaaaatttaaaattttataaaatttaaaaaagaaaagaaaaaccaagAATTCATATGTGACATGCATTGGTCATTTCTATTAACTATTTAACATTGTTAACAAAAAGGATTAAATTTacagaaaattaataaaaattaagatgtaATTAAACACTAAATTAAAATGAGGATTAAATCGAAAAAAGTGACgaaaatgagaaataaatttgtatttaaacaTTGACCGCATTGtatttgatttgaaattatttgaatattctAGTGCTCAATTTTTTCCACGCTAAGGTTGCAAAATTAATGAACAAAAGGATATACTTTCATACATGACTTTAAGCGGCGTGAAAACAAGTTCTTATCTCCAGTTTTTAGTTTGATCTCATCTCCACCTTCTCAGACTTGGATTTCTCTATCTCACTGCATATCTGTACTGAGAGACgagataaaagattaaaataaataaataaaagaatcacgtcttaaaagaaataaaaaatgggttaaatacgtttttaattcttaaattttaatttgaatcgaaatttgtttatgttttaaatttttgatataatttttgtttttgaactttaaaaataataaatatgatcatttaatctaattattttaaatagttttgatatgttaaacatattttacggtaacaattcaaatgtttatattattttaaatatcgaCTAAAAGATATGTTTCACACgttaaaaatttttaatatagttaagttaaaataattatatatatatatataattatttttaaaatttgaaaatgaaaaatgtaaattttaaatatatacaaattttaatattgtatcAAAATTCAAAGAccgaaaatatatttaatcctaaaaaattagcataaaaagaaaataaaaacatctaCAACATACAAATAGAGAACCAAGaggaatgaaaataaaaacactcaaaaacacaaccaaaataagaaattaaataaagtaaaaagagGAGAATTAATTATCTCCCTGAAATGCTATTTTAAAATACCCAatgaattgaataatttaaatatgcaaTTAGTTTAACCATTTAGAAGTTTAATTTGTCAgatatatgatttttaaattatattatgaatgCAAAGTGTTACTGTTTAAATATTCAATGtgttaaatgtaaattttaaaatatgtaaattaatcaaataatctGACTGACTTTATTGCATGGAGAATGTAAATGATTTttaagtttcatattttattcttaattagtGATATTCATGAGTTTTAAAGTACATGaatgacattaaataattataatgtattccaaatataacaaataagaaatttatatattaacagTCATCTAATCACATAGTGGTTAGGCAGGATAaactttttcaatatttattttaaatatcatataatatagttaattattatacttatatttaattacattataCATAGGATAAATATATGgttttttataataatcatattataaattgtaagtaatttataatttcacagtatatatatatatatactcagtATTCATTCTtgtatgtgtttattttatactttaattcattaaattatttatattctataattaaattatattcctctaaaactagattttttttaatagaatttaaaatctaaaaaaaaactaaaagaaaattaaaattacaatttaactTTATAAGATTTCAACaagtttaatgtaaataaaacgAATGTTTATaacttaaaagtaaaaaaaaaaaaaatggaatactttattaaaaaaaaacttttgtcGAGTGGATAATTTGTCAttgaatttgaaaacaattcaaaaaccAGAAGCCTCCCTGGAGGGATTGAAAATTGAATTTGGGATTTGGAAAAATACCCAAATAAATATACCTTCCTTCATCTTCTCTTACATTTCTTCTACATTTCTCTGAGATAACGGTCATCATACAATAGAATGCTGATACTGAAACCCTACATGCGCGGAACCCAATGTTCCTTCTCAATTTCAAATCACCCTCTAccatcttcaatttcttcaatcCAAATCAATTCTCACATTCTCAATCCTATCTCGCTTCGCCTTTCGCAATCCTATCCATGTCTCACAATCGCATGCGCTACAAGGCGTGATTGGTCTCAACCATCCAATCGAACAATTCTTCAACTGGCTTCCACAGTCGCATTCAATCTCAAGATCTTACCCGAGCCTTTCAATTCCATCGCTGGAGAAATCGCGCGCAGTGATTCTAATACTCTGAGTCGCCTTATAGGTGGCCGGAGACGTAGAGTGGCTGGAAAATGGAGGGTAAGGAAGAAGGTGTCTGTGTGGTTTGCATTAGTTTTGACCTGCATTGTAAGCGGTTTGTGGTCGTGGAAGATTGGAGAATTTGATCTGTTTATGAAGATTTTTTCGTTTTGTCTTGCAGCGGTTTCATTGATTAGGTACTTTTTAAGAAAGAAAGGGGTGAAAGAATGGTTTTTAGGGTTTTTATTCGGGATAGTTTTGATTTTGAGTTCTAAATTGAGTAAAGAGGACATGAAATTTTGGATTCAGAAATTCTCTTGTTCTCCTGTTAGTGTAATTGTAACCAGGAAGAGAAGTAGAGTCCGAAAATGGAGAATATTCAAATGAGTGAATGAATAGTTACATCATTCTGTGTAAAAATTCTCTGTTCTTTAATTCAAAATCCAAATATTGACTAATGAATTATTGGGATTGTGTTATGTCTGTAGTGACTATCAAAATAAAGATGGCACTTGTGAGATCAATATCCCTACAAGATGATACAAGTAAtatattgtttggattttaactttattaataccagtaaaaacacattttttttatgtttactttttttattgtaatttttttattaaattataaaatactattttattataaatgattataaaaattgataatttatataaatttttattaaaaataatcaattgaattaaaaaaatgttataaaaaatataaatttaaaaaattatattttatttatgaataattatttaaatttagaaagatGGTTACTGAAAATGAAatcgaaaaagaaaataaaaacacaaaaaatatatgttttttttgtataatattataaataaatatattttaattatattatcatttaaattttgtatctatttttatagttatttttaagaatgtacatttaataaatttaataacatttttattttaataataattatattaattaatttatttatattcataataagataaaagaaGCACATGTAAACAGAATAATTTTGTTACTTAATGAATACCACTTTAAGGAAATCAAACTTAAATAAGGATTTACTGTGCTGATTTTTATCGGatactttatcatttttttcaacCTAAGGAAATTTAATTGTAGAAacctaaaatttttaagaaattaaataaattggtaattttattttatttaaaatataatattgaaattcTGCACTTgagatattattttttgaaattctgcaatattgaatataattgaaaagttaaaaaatatttaaataaacatagTTAACAGCTTTCTTATAAGAATAATCCtattaaaagttatttgaaATTCTGTAGTATTAAAAGAAAAGGTACAGactctttaaatttatttttgtcatctCTCTCCACTAACAAattcttatattaattaatttttttttcatttttttttaccataattttgttgattttgaaATCCAATAAATTAATAGTAGGCATTGAGTAGCAAGCTTGCCTCCCAAGTTTGATTATGTTGGCAactaattatcaataaaatgcATTTAGTTCCTTTCACAATAGTCATCCAAGGATCAATATTGAAGCTAAAATTACCAGTATAACAAAATGATAGATTTTTAAGAATTCCTTGacttaaataaaacaaatcttgaaaaaacgatTATTAAAAGAATCTTACTTGATATAcccaatttatttaaataagaaaaaaaatatttttataaatatagatttCCAAATAAAGCTAAAGAAATagtaaatatgaattaaaatataaaatatacaatctTAGAAATATTACTtaagaaatgttttattttaaaatgtaaatcaaAAATAGAATATAAGATTTTGTAATCCCAAATTCTGGTAAAACCAAACATCACTGAGTTGAAATAACATGACCTTACCAATATTAAAAAGagtacaaaattaataaacaaaaaatgaagaagaagttgctgggttgaaatttattaaaatgtatttttcccatttttttcttcccccatcaaatattttatattaagccttaaatatattttttttcttcaattcttaataaaaattattttttttttgaaaaatcttaaattattttagtctttcatctGTAATAGAGATAAgtaaatttaattctttaaattaaattttattaactttattcAACGATATAATTCTTAGTTaacattagaaaaaatatatgtcAAACCAAATtgtgtaaataaattaaaatattataataaaacgtagttgaaatgttaaatatacttaataaaattgggttaaatttatatatttttaaaaaataaaaaattaaatttgtttcagATTTCTAAGAGACTAatcttaattttcaaaaaaaacaaacatatttaatttttatattaattatttcatttatttatttttatcaattttgtcaTTGAGACCAACAATAGATGATTgattacatatattatattcattaatttattgCTTAAAAAAATCTACATACAGTTCTCAACGGGAATCATTCTCTCtcttaaaatgtaaaatttgtcACAAAAGACTGacaatgttttgattttgaaactgaaaaacaaaaattaatgaaGGATCATGTGCAAGGGTAGGTATTGGGTAAGCTTGCGGCACAAGTTTGATTATTGGTTGGATTTTCGGTGGGCCCAGGCCCAAATGTAGTTCcgaaagaaaaaataaccacAATCGACAATTAATAGCATTAAAGTTTCTATTACGCTGACTCTTGGTGTAACTCCTTCTCTACACTCTGTGCTATGCATTGTGCATGCTGCTACTCTGTTTCTCACTGtgacaaacaaacaaacagggGCGGTGCGTGATGGTTTCCGAGGCTGACCTAAAAAATGTGACACCCAATGATGATCAGTGTTTTTTAGTGTATTTCATTGTGGGAACCTACTTTGGTCCTGACGTCAAATCCGAAGCAGCCACCAAAAAATCAATATTGCAGAGAGTAGCAGAAGGGTTTCCTCCATACACATTGAATCAATTAACCAATTCTTTCATCAAAGTTGTTGAATTGGAGCgtgtttattattatatactcgGGAAGAGTGATAAATCACTGATCCTTAAGTTAACCTTTCTGCGTCGGTTCTTTCAAGGTCAGAGTGGAAATACCAATTACCCCCACTTTCTCGATTTGTTCCCTCCCCACTTACACCCTCACTCCCGCTTCCAAAACCGCTATAAAATCATTCACAACGTTCTGTTTATTAACAATCCTGATAGCAGGTACATAAAGCCAGGGGACGTTGAGAGGTTCAAGAGACTGAGTGGGGTGGAAGAGTTGCATGTGGACAGAGACGCTGTCAGGTTGCAACTGGGTGTTTCTTCTTACGACAATTGTGTTCTAAACAACTCTAGCAAGCCCATGGGGAAGAATGACAATGAGTTCTCTGGTAGGTTTTATAAATTTCAGGATAATGTTAATGGTCGTGTGAGGGATACTACAAGTAATCGACATCAGGGTGGTGGTGATATTGAAGATGATGTGAGTAATGATCCTGAAGAAGTTGGGGCAGCTATGTTGGTCCTTCCTACACGTCCTTCTATGGAGGAATTGTCTGACATGGTGGCTGCTACAAAGAATGGATTTGCCTTAACTGGAAGTGTGGCTAAGGCACAATTTGGTCCCAGCATAGGACTTCTGGACATTGGAGAGTGTGAAGACTCCTACCTGTTTCGCGTGTCTCTTCCAGGAGTCAAAAGGGATGAAAGTAAGTCTTGTTCAGTGTCAACTCTCaagaattcatttttaatataatggcTTCGCTAACTGaaaatttttcatgaaaattgtGTAGGACTGCatataaaatttagaagaaCACATTTTGACATGAACCAGTGCGAATAACTGGATAGTGTTTGTCTTGGTGTATGTGTGTTCTTTTAATTCTAAGGTTTTATGATGTATATACCTGAATTTTGGGAATGTCTATTTTGTGTAAATGTTGTGAACTTTATTGCTAAAAGCTTTTGATTGatgaaatgaatttgttaaGTGTCATGCTAGCTGATATGGATTGTAGGAGGAATCTACCCTTCTGGAAgcttattatatttgattttttgtaaTTTGCTTTCTTGGATATGATCAATGATGCTTTGATGTGCTAAGTAATGATTATGTATGTCAAATTTCTAAATGGGCCATGAAAAGGATGTAATTTTTGCTGGTAAATAATAAACTGTTTGATAATTTTTACAGCATTGTGTCTCAGATATCGCTACTGATAACCGATAACTAACATAACTGAGGTTTATTCCTGCAGAGGAACTTCTATGTGATGTTGAGACTGATGGAAAGGTATTGATATCTGGAGTAACTATAACAGGAGAGACTACAGTATACAGGTACTCTCATGTTTTTGAAATGCAAACTCAAAACCTTTGTCCACCAGGTCAATTCACCTTGTCCTTCCGGCTGCCTGGTCCTGTTGATCCACATCACTTTTCAGGTAATTTTGGCACTGATGGAATTCTTGAAGGAATTGTTATGAAAGCGAAATCAGGATGAACAAGTTGTTTGGTTAGAATCATCTCTTTTGTTTCACTAGACACCATTGAAAGTTACTATGGATCGATACAAAATGTCAAATAGCTGTGGGTTGAGTGACAATATCCAGTATGGTAGCTACACTATCTTCACTTTCAATATCCAATTGTCACATGATTAGCTAATCCATTTTATCCACATATGAAAGAGTGGTTCACAGACTTGTGTTAATTTTGTGCTTACTACTCTGCAACTTAAACACACAATCCCTCTTCATTTGGTAACTCTATATGTAATTTATATTGTTCCATCGATCTGGAACTAGGCCCTCAGTGACTGCACATGGAAATAGTTATGATTTATCAATGATTTTGGATAACAGTAAAAGTTGAGTTCTTTCTTCTTAGATGGTTTCAGAATTGATTTATGACACTTTCctacttttttatttctgaAAGAATGCAAGCCATTATTACTGAACTTTGAAACTTTTAAATGTCAACTCATTATATCCAAGTCAAAAACACTGCCACTGAATGATTAAGTTCATAAATTACCTATGGAAAGAGATTGGTTGATAATTGACACCTTCACATATTACAATCTTAACACTCAGACCGCGATGGATGACTGTGTTGTTCTTGAGGGTTCCAATCCTTGAAATTTGAAAGCTGTATTGTTCCGTGTTTAGTGTTATTTAACTCCATTCTTATTGTTGACACATTTTCATTCTGATCCTTAAATGAGTTCTCAATTCGGTTTCAGAAACATGTACTTTTGTTTTACATGTATAATAATACTGCAATAGAAGCTGAAATGTCAAAGAATTGAGGGTTTAACATTTTAAGTGTTACATTGATTAACTATttgattcatatatatatatatataattttttttttcacactttcctatatgaattatttaaatatgttaatatatgtttatggttgaagaatgtagtataaagtatattataattttttttggtaaCAGAAAAAGCTTAATATGTCAAAATACTGTTaaccatattttataaatatactttttaaaactttatatacCAATACAATCATAATCAAATAAGGTAGCCATTTTATTACTTGCCGGTTTTAAGCATTAAGATCAATAAtctatttacttaatttttgttttatgctGTTAATTTTTGGTCCTTTCTACATCCCGTATTGTCTTCTGTAACTatcaatcaaattattattatttttaaagtaagaaAATACAACAAGTGATATATTGTTATCTAAATTCAGTCTATTAAAATTGGAATTGGTCTACCACTAAAATTCAATCAAACAACAAGATCAAACAagattgttgttttattttatcaaataatttcatttcaaatatctatactttaaaaaaaaaaaaaccatgatAACTGGGTTAAAATACTTAACATGCTATTCTGGCTCACACTAAAACTTTAACATGcatttctttctgttttttttttttttggtttaatgttgaatttttagaaaaagattttattatacttatttGTCATTTTGTAAAAAACAATATCATActgattattcttttattaattgtatccataaattttcaaatagaaaagtaaacatttgctttattttataattaaaaaactttactGTCTTTATTGTTTTTACAAAACAACTCtaaaaaatagatgaaaaaggaaatggaaaaattatgatttactTCCTCTATATATACTATCATTAACATCATATAAAATGGAGTATCCTATGTGGAACTTCAGCAAATTATATACTTATTCTCGGAAGAAATTAACAGGTACTTGCAATCTGTATATTTTACCAGGaaacaaaaaatcaaagtaaTTTGAAATTTAGAATGTATATTATGAAGttgattcatatattttatttagagaaTCGAATATGGTTGATTATTGAAACGTTCACCGCTATAGTAATCCCACGGCTCATGTAAAAGACTGGGAAGGAAATGGTGAAGAACTATTTAAACATGGGAGGGAGGGAAAGAACATTCAAATGTTCAATCAAAACATGGACTTCTTCATCTTCAACACAAGACAGGACAGTCACTAATAACATCTAAAAGCCAGATGCTTTCACCAATGCAAAGTCAGGTTGAAATAACTACCAAAACCATAATGCTGTTTCGTGACCAACATCAGTGGCAACTATAACTGTTAAATCATAAACATTATTGACAATTTATATTTGCCATACATCAAGAATCTCTATGAGAGGAAATAGGAAATtccataaagaaaaagatggaaAGTACAACTCAAAAACTGCAGacttaaattttactataatgTACTGAAATGAGCAGTCCAACACcaaatttaagatttaaatcC is a window from the Vigna unguiculata cultivar IT97K-499-35 chromosome 7, ASM411807v1, whole genome shotgun sequence genome containing:
- the LOC114192288 gene encoding increased DNA methylation 2-like isoform X2, coding for MVSEADLKNVTPNDDQCFLVYFIVGTYFGPDVKSEAATKKSILQRVAEGFPPYTLNQLTNSFIKVVELERVYYYILGKSDKSLILKLTFLRRFFQGQSGNTNYPHFLDLFPPHLHPHSRFQNRYKIIHNVLFINNPDSRYIKPGDVERFKRLSGVEELHVDRDAVRLQLGVSSYDNCVLNNSSKPMGKNDNEFSGRFYKFQDNVNGRVRDTTSNRHQGGGDIEDDVSNDPEEVGAAMLVLPTRPSMEELSDMVAATKNGFALTGSVAKAQFGPSIGLLDIGECEDSYLFRVSLPGVKRDEKELLCDVETDGKVLISGVTITGETTVYR
- the LOC114192288 gene encoding increased DNA methylation 2-like isoform X1, which gives rise to MVSEADLKNVTPNDDQCFLVYFIVGTYFGPDVKSEAATKKSILQRVAEGFPPYTLNQLTNSFIKVVELERVYYYILGKSDKSLILKLTFLRRFFQGQSGNTNYPHFLDLFPPHLHPHSRFQNRYKIIHNVLFINNPDSRYIKPGDVERFKRLSGVEELHVDRDAVRLQLGVSSYDNCVLNNSSKPMGKNDNEFSGRFYKFQDNVNGRVRDTTSNRHQGGGDIEDDVSNDPEEVGAAMLVLPTRPSMEELSDMVAATKNGFALTGSVAKAQFGPSIGLLDIGECEDSYLFRVSLPGVKRDEKELLCDVETDGKVLISGVTITGETTVYRYSHVFEMQTQNLCPPGQFTLSFRLPGPVDPHHFSGNFGTDGILEGIVMKAKSG
- the LOC114192288 gene encoding alpha-crystallin domain-containing protein 22.3-like isoform X3: MGKNDNEFSGRFYKFQDNVNGRVRDTTSNRHQGGGDIEDDVSNDPEEVGAAMLVLPTRPSMEELSDMVAATKNGFALTGSVAKAQFGPSIGLLDIGECEDSYLFRVSLPGVKRDEKELLCDVETDGKVLISGVTITGETTVYRYSHVFEMQTQNLCPPGQFTLSFRLPGPVDPHHFSGNFGTDGILEGIVMKAKSG